In Deltaproteobacteria bacterium, a genomic segment contains:
- the flhB gene encoding flagellar biosynthesis protein FlhB — protein sequence MAEDAANRTEEPTPKRREEARADGRIPQSAEITAATVLLAALLAAWQSGDAAIGSLREAMRRSLVAVTKLDLTPAQLGDLLHGMLQDVTAVVIPILTATALAGVAATVAQIGFQLHGKRLLPDASKISPASGFQRIVSSKGFFDLAKAIVKIALIGWLAWKLIRAAEGKIVALSGAAPREILSIVGLEMARLVGWATGILVVLAAADYAWQRRQHHQSLRMTRSEVKDETRQAEGDPKIKGRLKRAYQEIVKARSVADVPTADVVITNPVHLAVALKYLPGQMGAPKVVAKGAEGMAQRIKEVARQHGVPIMERRSLARALFRSVPVGGEIPVTLYRAIAEILAYVYGLRQRRVAGEGVG from the coding sequence ATGGCCGAGGACGCCGCGAATCGCACCGAAGAGCCCACACCCAAACGCCGTGAGGAGGCGCGCGCCGACGGGCGCATCCCGCAGTCCGCCGAGATCACCGCGGCGACGGTGCTGCTCGCGGCGTTGCTCGCCGCCTGGCAGAGCGGCGACGCGGCGATCGGGAGCCTGCGCGAGGCGATGCGCCGGAGCCTCGTCGCGGTGACCAAGCTCGATCTGACCCCGGCGCAGCTCGGCGACCTGCTGCACGGCATGCTGCAGGACGTCACGGCGGTGGTGATTCCGATCCTGACGGCGACCGCGCTCGCGGGTGTCGCGGCGACGGTCGCGCAGATCGGGTTCCAGCTCCACGGCAAGCGGCTCCTGCCGGACGCGAGCAAGATCTCGCCCGCGAGCGGCTTCCAACGCATCGTCTCGTCCAAGGGGTTCTTCGACCTCGCGAAGGCGATCGTGAAGATCGCCCTGATCGGCTGGCTCGCGTGGAAGCTGATCCGCGCGGCCGAGGGCAAGATCGTGGCGCTTTCGGGGGCGGCGCCCCGCGAGATCCTGTCGATCGTGGGTCTCGAGATGGCGCGGCTGGTCGGCTGGGCGACCGGCATCCTGGTGGTGCTCGCCGCCGCCGACTACGCCTGGCAGCGCCGCCAGCACCACCAGAGCCTCCGCATGACCCGGAGCGAGGTCAAGGACGAGACGCGGCAGGCGGAAGGCGATCCCAAGATCAAGGGCCGCCTGAAGCGCGCCTACCAGGAGATCGTGAAGGCGCGCAGCGTCGCCGACGTGCCGACGGCCGACGTGGTGATCACCAATCCCGTCCACCTGGCGGTCGCGCTCAAGTACCTGCCGGGGCAGATGGGCGCGCCGAAGGTCGTCGCCAAGGGCGCCGAGGGCATGGCGCAGCGGATCAAGGAGGTCGCCCGCCAGCACGGCGTGCCGATCATGGAGCGCCGCTCGCTCGCCCGCGCGCTCTTCCGCAGCGTGCCGGTCGGCGGCGAGATCCCGGTCACGCTGTACCGCGCGATCGCGGAGATCCTGGCCTACGTCTACGGCCTGAGGCAGCGCCGCGTGGCCGGCGAAGGCGTCGGCTGA